In Nitrospira sp., a single window of DNA contains:
- a CDS encoding DJ-1/PfpI family protein, whose protein sequence is MQDVQETKKLQVAILLYDGMTALDAIGPYEVLQAPTLNTDVRFVAREKGVKQTDFGKLRLTADYSLDEIPSPDILLVPGTAYPKAIMGDLQVIEWIAQVHKATKWTTSVCTGALGLAAAGVLRGLKATTHWLAHDVLKQFGAIPTTERVVRDGKVFTAAGVSSGIDMALTLVAEEFGANAAQLTQLLIEYDPQPPFDAGSPDKAPAAIVNEAREAFAKLQATPH, encoded by the coding sequence ATGCAAGACGTACAGGAAACAAAGAAACTACAAGTGGCAATCTTATTGTATGACGGGATGACGGCGCTGGATGCCATCGGCCCCTACGAAGTGCTCCAGGCCCCAACACTCAACACCGATGTGCGCTTCGTGGCACGCGAGAAGGGGGTAAAGCAGACAGACTTCGGTAAGCTCCGGTTAACGGCAGACTACAGTCTCGATGAGATTCCCAGTCCCGACATTCTCCTCGTACCAGGAACGGCCTACCCCAAAGCCATCATGGGTGACCTGCAAGTGATCGAATGGATCGCCCAAGTGCACAAGGCCACCAAATGGACCACGTCGGTTTGCACGGGGGCATTGGGCTTGGCAGCAGCTGGTGTGCTCCGTGGATTAAAAGCCACCACCCATTGGCTCGCGCATGACGTACTCAAACAATTTGGAGCAATCCCAACGACAGAGCGAGTGGTCCGAGATGGCAAAGTCTTCACCGCCGCCGGCGTCTCCTCAGGAATCGACATGGCCCTCACACTAGTAGCAGAGGAGTTCGGCGCCAATGCAGCACAACTCACCCAACTCTTGATCGAGTACGATCCGCAACCACCATTCGATGCCGGCAGCCCAGACAAAGCACCCGCGGCAATCGTGAACGAGGCCCGTGAAGCCTTCGCCAAGCTCCAGGCGACGCCACATTGA
- a CDS encoding Slp family lipoprotein gives MRLASFKSSWVGVFILATACSSPGIIPEALEPLVDRAVGFRQLASASESYQGKIVVLGGVVLKAKRLKEGTQIELLQVPLDKRERPILDRQQSQGRFLALQQEFLDPATIVEGSAMTVVGEVFGAKIDYLDDVEYRYPVVIIKHLHSWPAQSYDNIQPRPRFSIGLGGGTGIGLGGGGGFAIGF, from the coding sequence ATGCGTCTTGCCTCTTTCAAGTCATCGTGGGTGGGGGTGTTTATCCTGGCTACAGCCTGTTCGTCACCGGGGATTATCCCAGAAGCGCTCGAGCCTCTCGTTGACCGAGCCGTTGGCTTTCGCCAGCTGGCGAGTGCTTCGGAGTCGTACCAGGGAAAGATCGTGGTCCTCGGTGGAGTGGTCCTCAAGGCGAAGCGGCTCAAGGAAGGCACGCAGATCGAACTGTTGCAGGTGCCGCTCGACAAAAGAGAGAGACCGATTCTCGACCGCCAACAATCGCAGGGGCGATTTCTGGCGCTCCAGCAAGAGTTTCTCGACCCAGCGACGATTGTCGAGGGATCGGCGATGACCGTTGTCGGAGAAGTGTTCGGAGCCAAGATTGACTACCTCGACGACGTGGAATATCGGTACCCGGTTGTGATCATTAAGCACCTCCATTCCTGGCCCGCTCAATCGTATGACAACATCCAACCACGGCCCAGATTCTCAATTGGGCTTGGGGGTGGGACTGGAATCGGTCTTGGTGGAGGCGGTGGATTCGCCATTGGATTTTGA
- a CDS encoding type II toxin-antitoxin system VapC family toxin codes for MKSVVLDASVALAWCFPDEHSPYADQVLQEVEGRPVLVPSIWALEIANGLLVGERRKRLGQTEIVRFLDLLEALPVQKVSVPIATQISGILPLGREYGLSAYDASYLDVAIRRGADLATADDALEKAARKAGIGILCAPLSRRTKR; via the coding sequence GTGAAGAGCGTGGTGCTTGATGCCTCGGTGGCGCTGGCCTGGTGTTTTCCTGATGAACACAGTCCCTATGCCGACCAGGTTTTACAAGAGGTGGAAGGGCGGCCTGTGCTGGTTCCGTCTATTTGGGCGCTAGAAATCGCCAATGGCCTCTTGGTCGGTGAACGGCGCAAGCGTCTTGGTCAGACTGAGATTGTTCGATTTCTTGATCTGTTGGAGGCATTACCGGTTCAGAAAGTCTCTGTGCCGATCGCTACCCAGATCTCAGGAATCCTGCCGCTGGGCCGCGAATATGGGTTGTCTGCTTATGATGCGTCCTACCTAGATGTGGCGATTAGACGTGGGGCCGACTTAGCGACGGCTGATGACGCGTTGGAGAAGGCTGCAAGGAAAGCAGGAATTGGGATCCTGTGTGCACCGCTTTCACGAAGAACCAAGCGGTAA
- a CDS encoding GlxA family transcriptional regulator, whose product MKQNGKTTKHRPRTIALLGFDGVAALDITGPYEVFSLPSFLAQDKAVPPYRIVLLADQAGPVRSVSGLSMIADASWQNFHNKVDTLLVCGGPDMTALQRNQKLLSWLRIMARRTRRIGSICTGAFLLAEAGLLNNRRATTHWSEVERLAKEYQSTTVEPDAIYVKDGHVYTSAGITAGMDLALALVEEDLGRDIALAAARMLVLFLKRPGGQSQFSTQLQAQAVEGQRLADHLSWLADHHHKPMTVEDMASQAGMSPRTFARVFVTETGDTPALYLEKLRLEHAVRLLETTNTSLDITAQTCGFTGHEQLRRTFQRHKGITPQDYRQRFHTMGHQIRNG is encoded by the coding sequence ATGAAACAGAACGGAAAAACAACCAAGCATCGGCCGCGCACCATCGCCTTACTTGGTTTCGATGGTGTCGCAGCACTCGACATCACCGGCCCCTACGAGGTCTTCTCCCTGCCATCCTTTCTCGCACAGGACAAGGCAGTGCCGCCCTATCGGATCGTGCTCCTTGCAGATCAAGCAGGACCAGTCCGCTCCGTATCAGGACTCAGCATGATTGCGGATGCCTCGTGGCAGAACTTTCATAACAAGGTCGACACACTGCTGGTCTGCGGTGGACCTGACATGACCGCGCTTCAGCGCAATCAGAAACTCCTGTCCTGGCTCCGCATCATGGCACGCCGCACCAGACGGATCGGCTCGATCTGTACCGGTGCCTTCCTACTCGCAGAAGCCGGCCTGCTCAACAACCGCCGTGCGACGACCCATTGGAGTGAGGTCGAGCGTTTAGCAAAGGAGTATCAGTCGACCACCGTCGAGCCAGACGCAATCTATGTCAAGGACGGTCACGTCTATACGTCAGCCGGAATCACGGCGGGCATGGACTTGGCCTTGGCACTCGTGGAAGAAGATCTCGGGCGTGACATCGCCCTGGCTGCAGCCCGGATGCTGGTCCTGTTTCTGAAACGTCCCGGCGGGCAGTCCCAATTCAGCACACAACTACAAGCTCAGGCCGTCGAGGGGCAACGGTTAGCCGACCACTTGAGCTGGCTGGCGGACCATCACCATAAGCCGATGACTGTGGAGGACATGGCCTCACAAGCCGGCATGAGCCCACGAACCTTCGCGCGTGTCTTCGTCACGGAAACCGGAGACACACCGGCACTCTATTTGGAGAAGCTTCGTTTGGAACATGCTGTTCGCCTCTTGGAAACCACCAACACGTCGCTTGATATCACGGCACAGACCTGTGGTTTCACCGGGCACGAACAGTTACGCCGCACATTCCAGCGGCATAAAGGCATCACGCCACAGGACTATCGACAACGATTTCATACGATGGGACACCAGATCCGTAATGGCTGA
- a CDS encoding type II toxin-antitoxin system Phd/YefM family antitoxin translates to MKTIGAFEAKTHLAALLERVSKGETIIITRHGVPAARLVPVEEPAKRMMHATLIERMRDLRARVKPDRITVKEMIEEGRRL, encoded by the coding sequence ATGAAAACCATTGGGGCGTTTGAAGCCAAGACACATTTGGCAGCTTTGCTTGAGCGGGTGAGCAAGGGGGAGACGATTATCATCACCCGGCACGGCGTGCCTGCGGCACGGCTGGTTCCAGTTGAGGAGCCTGCAAAGCGGATGATGCATGCGACGCTGATCGAGCGTATGCGTGATCTGCGCGCACGGGTGAAGCCCGATCGGATAACTGTCAAGGAGATGATCGAAGAGGGGAGACGATTGTGA
- a CDS encoding restriction endonuclease, which translates to MVPDFQSLMLPVLERLSSGGDQASSAIRQTVSAHLSLSAEDLSTMLPSGRQTTFSNRVAWALSYLKQAGLAESPRRGLYRITLRGTGVLAEHPDRIDIQYLMRFPEFVAFRTSGAEISDPIPATAKAVAETTPLTPDEQIRLGYSRLQTNLAAEVLERVRQASPKFFEELVVELLVAMGYGGSREDASSVRGGSGDEGIDGIIKEDRLGLDTIYVQAKRWKENVGRPEIQRFAGALQGQKARKGVFITASTFTADARSYAANLQTTIVLIDGPQLAQLMLESGIGVSQTGTVKLLRLDEDYFVEE; encoded by the coding sequence GTGGTACCAGATTTTCAGTCATTGATGCTTCCAGTCCTTGAGCGTCTCTCCTCAGGAGGCGATCAAGCTTCATCTGCCATCCGACAGACTGTGTCCGCACATCTCAGCCTTTCTGCTGAAGATCTCTCTACCATGCTACCAAGCGGCCGCCAGACTACTTTCAGCAATCGGGTGGCATGGGCACTGAGTTACCTCAAACAGGCCGGTCTTGCTGAGAGTCCAAGGCGTGGACTTTATCGCATTACGCTCAGAGGTACTGGTGTCTTAGCGGAGCATCCAGACCGCATCGATATCCAATACCTGATGCGTTTCCCTGAGTTTGTTGCATTTAGGACATCCGGTGCCGAGATTTCTGATCCCATACCTGCAACGGCCAAGGCTGTTGCTGAAACAACCCCTCTCACTCCTGATGAGCAAATTCGACTTGGATATAGTCGCTTGCAAACTAATCTCGCAGCTGAGGTGCTTGAGCGTGTGCGCCAGGCGTCCCCTAAATTCTTTGAGGAACTAGTTGTCGAGCTGCTTGTGGCAATGGGATACGGTGGTTCCCGGGAAGATGCTTCTTCTGTTCGCGGTGGAAGTGGGGACGAGGGTATTGACGGTATCATTAAAGAAGATCGTTTAGGACTGGACACCATCTATGTTCAAGCTAAACGATGGAAGGAAAATGTAGGTCGTCCTGAGATCCAACGATTCGCTGGTGCACTTCAAGGGCAGAAAGCTCGTAAAGGCGTGTTCATCACAGCGTCAACTTTTACGGCGGATGCGCGTTCCTACGCTGCCAATCTTCAGACAACCATCGTCCTTATCGATGGTCCCCAACTTGCCCAGCTAATGCTGGAAAGTGGTATTGGAGTATCACAAACTGGAACAGTTAAGCTGCTTCGCCTCGATGAGGACTATTTTGTCGAAGAGTAG
- a CDS encoding DUF190 domain-containing protein, with amino-acid sequence MMQVQQGCLLRIYIGEGDKHAGRPLYEWIVAQAHSQQLAGATVYRGLMGFGPHTRVIHTFKIERLAEDLPITIEIVDSRDKVEGFLAWIEQQISSGLVITLQTIEIRKVEGRGLQ; translated from the coding sequence ATGATGCAGGTTCAACAAGGTTGCCTACTGAGAATCTATATCGGAGAAGGAGACAAACACGCCGGACGGCCCCTCTATGAGTGGATCGTTGCACAGGCTCACTCCCAGCAACTGGCCGGAGCCACTGTCTACCGCGGACTCATGGGATTCGGCCCCCACACCCGCGTGATCCACACCTTCAAAATCGAACGATTGGCTGAAGATCTGCCCATCACCATTGAAATCGTCGATTCGCGCGATAAGGTCGAAGGGTTCCTTGCCTGGATCGAACAGCAGATCAGCTCGGGCTTAGTCATCACCCTACAGACAATCGAGATTCGTAAGGTTGAGGGGCGCGGGTTGCAATAG
- the aroC gene encoding chorismate synthase, with translation MAGNTFGRIFTVTSFGESHGPAIGCVVDGCPPGLTLSTEDIQKDLDRRKPGTSRHVTQRQESDTVEILSGVFEGKTTGTPIALLIRNEDQRSRDYGNLIDTFRPGHADYTYWQKYGIRDHRGGGRASARETAVRVAAAAIARKWLNEKYGVVIRGYLSQLGPHELPFKTWDSVSQNPFFSADPDIVPKLESFMDELRKAGDSVGAKIMTIAEHVPVGWGAPVYAKLDSDLAAAMMSINAVKAVEIGSGFASVTQRGSEHGDELTPEGFLSNNAGGILGGISTGQDIVVTIGIKPTSSIRIPRKSIDKQGKPVMVETNGRHDPCVGIRATPIAEAMLALVLMDHALLHRAQNADVTTKTPKIASRIKDTDLTD, from the coding sequence ATGGCGGGTAATACATTCGGTCGAATCTTTACCGTTACCTCTTTCGGTGAAAGCCATGGTCCGGCAATTGGCTGTGTCGTCGATGGCTGCCCACCAGGGCTGACGCTATCCACCGAAGATATCCAGAAAGATCTCGACCGACGGAAGCCCGGTACCTCTCGTCATGTGACCCAGCGGCAAGAGTCGGATACGGTCGAGATTCTCTCCGGCGTGTTTGAGGGAAAGACGACCGGTACACCCATTGCGCTCCTGATCCGCAACGAAGACCAGCGTAGCCGGGATTACGGTAACCTGATCGATACCTTCCGGCCAGGCCACGCTGATTACACTTACTGGCAGAAGTATGGGATTCGCGACCATCGCGGTGGTGGACGAGCTTCAGCTCGAGAGACAGCGGTACGTGTGGCGGCGGCGGCGATTGCGAGGAAGTGGCTCAACGAAAAGTATGGGGTGGTCATTCGTGGGTATCTCAGCCAGCTTGGGCCTCATGAGTTGCCATTCAAGACTTGGGACTCGGTGAGTCAGAATCCGTTTTTCTCTGCTGATCCGGATATCGTACCCAAGCTCGAATCTTTCATGGATGAGTTGCGGAAGGCCGGGGATTCGGTCGGGGCTAAGATTATGACGATTGCTGAGCATGTGCCGGTTGGGTGGGGTGCGCCGGTCTATGCGAAGCTCGATTCGGATCTGGCCGCAGCGATGATGAGTATTAATGCAGTCAAGGCTGTCGAAATTGGGTCAGGCTTTGCCTCGGTGACTCAGCGCGGCTCTGAACATGGCGACGAACTGACGCCAGAAGGGTTTCTCTCCAACAATGCCGGAGGCATTCTCGGCGGCATCTCAACAGGGCAAGATATCGTCGTCACCATTGGTATCAAGCCTACGTCGAGCATCCGCATCCCACGCAAGTCGATCGATAAGCAGGGCAAGCCGGTCATGGTGGAAACCAACGGCCGCCACGATCCCTGCGTCGGTATCCGTGCCACCCCGATCGCCGAAGCCATGTTGGCCCTCGTTCTCATGGACCATGCACTCTTACATCGGGCACAGAACGCAGATGTGACGACGAAGACTCCGAAGATTGCTAGTAGAATAAAAGATACCGACCTCACAGACTAA
- a CDS encoding ATP-binding cassette domain-containing protein, translated as MVEIRHATVYRGDTCVFSDFSFSLREGEHAVILGPNGAGKSTLLKLLSGEVHAMSKDETRWALFGEERWNVWDVRKQIGIVSHDLQRDYLICAEGLNVILSGFYASNDIYAYQEFSKTQKTRAYEVMQELGVMDLSGRRFGHLSTGEQRRFLLGRALVHDPPVLVFDEPTSGLDPKACFHYLDLLRSQISKGKTLLLVTHHLHEIPPEIDRVIFLKAGKIVADGAKSTLLTSDQISRLFDSKMTLVQANGWYQALPG; from the coding sequence ATCGTCGAAATCCGGCATGCGACGGTGTATCGAGGCGACACCTGTGTCTTCTCGGACTTTTCATTTTCTCTTAGAGAGGGTGAGCATGCCGTGATTCTTGGACCCAACGGGGCAGGGAAATCCACGCTGCTCAAGTTGCTTTCGGGTGAAGTGCATGCCATGTCGAAGGATGAGACGCGGTGGGCGCTTTTCGGCGAGGAGCGCTGGAATGTCTGGGACGTGCGAAAACAGATCGGTATCGTGTCACACGATCTCCAACGGGATTACCTGATCTGTGCCGAAGGGCTCAATGTGATTCTCTCAGGCTTCTATGCCAGCAACGATATCTACGCGTATCAAGAGTTCAGCAAGACACAGAAGACCAGGGCCTATGAGGTGATGCAGGAATTGGGAGTAATGGATCTGTCCGGCCGCCGCTTCGGTCACTTGTCCACCGGTGAGCAGCGACGGTTCTTGCTCGGGCGAGCCTTGGTGCATGATCCCCCAGTACTCGTGTTTGATGAGCCAACCAGCGGCCTTGATCCGAAGGCCTGCTTTCACTACCTTGATCTATTGCGTTCGCAAATCAGCAAGGGCAAGACCCTGCTGCTGGTGACGCATCACCTCCATGAAATCCCACCGGAGATCGATCGTGTGATTTTCCTCAAAGCTGGGAAAATCGTGGCCGACGGTGCCAAATCAACCTTGCTCACGAGCGATCAGATCAGCAGACTCTTCGACAGTAAAATGACCCTCGTACAGGCTAATGGCTGGTATCAGGCCCTGCCGGGGTAG
- the crcB gene encoding fluoride efflux transporter CrcB — protein MRTLFLIGTGGFIGSILRYLVSGYAQQLSKSIQFPFGTLAVNLVGCALVGFFAELADHRGIIPAEARSFLIVGILGGFTTFSAFGNETMNLLRDGELWLAFGNIISHTILGLGAVWLGYSTAFLLWK, from the coding sequence TTGCGTACATTGTTCCTCATCGGCACTGGCGGGTTCATCGGCTCCATCTTGCGCTACCTTGTGAGCGGCTATGCGCAACAACTCAGCAAGAGTATTCAATTTCCATTCGGCACCTTGGCCGTCAATCTTGTGGGATGCGCACTGGTTGGCTTTTTCGCCGAATTGGCCGATCATCGAGGCATCATTCCCGCGGAGGCCAGGTCTTTTCTGATCGTCGGAATACTGGGCGGCTTCACAACCTTTTCGGCCTTCGGCAACGAAACGATGAATCTGCTTCGCGATGGAGAATTGTGGTTGGCTTTCGGAAATATCATCAGCCATACAATCCTGGGCCTTGGCGCAGTCTGGCTTGGTTATTCCACCGCTTTTCTACTCTGGAAGTAA
- a CDS encoding FUN14 domain-containing protein produces the protein MSNPVPAAKSSFLAKTLGPLLSDPPWAAKSFMAASATTVAGFGAWLSDMMSPALARGGASFLGGFLLGWAFRKTLKVALLITISLAALVVILKTTGWIHLEWNLIQSDVNRTLDWARGQAQSLKEVAVGYLPSAGAAGAGAFFGVRGK, from the coding sequence ATGAGCAACCCAGTTCCTGCGGCAAAAAGCAGCTTTCTTGCGAAAACACTCGGGCCCCTGCTGTCCGACCCACCCTGGGCCGCCAAATCGTTTATGGCCGCAAGCGCCACAACCGTCGCCGGATTCGGCGCATGGCTCAGCGATATGATGTCGCCGGCGCTCGCCCGCGGGGGCGCCAGTTTTCTCGGCGGATTCTTGCTCGGCTGGGCCTTTCGGAAAACCCTCAAGGTTGCGCTGTTGATTACCATCTCATTGGCGGCGCTCGTGGTCATTCTCAAAACCACCGGCTGGATTCACCTGGAATGGAACTTGATCCAGAGCGATGTAAATCGCACGCTCGACTGGGCCCGAGGCCAAGCTCAGAGCTTGAAGGAAGTGGCAGTCGGCTATCTCCCCTCAGCCGGTGCCGCCGGCGCCGGCGCCTTTTTTGGGGTTCGGGGGAAATAG
- a CDS encoding DUF2959 domain-containing protein, which yields MFRFLLAALLSFLPLSLSSCDKAYMATMEKMGYAKRDILSSRVKSARDAQEDAKQEIQTTLEQFGKVVAYEGGDLEATYKKLNGELENSEDSAKAVRKKISDVESVADALFSEWEQELGQYSNADLRRKSQAKLTQTKSRYRDMLAAMKRAEQRIEPVLKPLRDQVLYLKHNLNARALSAIKGELVKVDAQVDQLVKDMNRSIAEADKFIQTMEKEAD from the coding sequence ATGTTCAGATTCCTCCTGGCCGCCCTATTGTCGTTTCTACCGTTGAGTCTCTCCTCCTGTGATAAAGCCTACATGGCCACCATGGAGAAAATGGGGTATGCCAAGCGCGATATCCTGAGCAGCCGTGTCAAATCGGCGCGAGATGCGCAGGAAGACGCCAAGCAAGAAATTCAAACCACACTCGAGCAATTCGGCAAGGTCGTCGCTTATGAAGGCGGTGATCTCGAAGCCACCTATAAGAAGCTGAACGGAGAACTCGAGAACAGCGAAGACAGTGCCAAGGCCGTCCGGAAAAAGATCTCCGACGTCGAAAGTGTGGCGGACGCCCTCTTCTCGGAATGGGAACAAGAACTCGGTCAATACTCCAACGCCGACCTGCGCCGGAAGAGCCAAGCCAAGCTCACCCAGACTAAAAGCCGCTACCGTGACATGCTCGCGGCCATGAAACGGGCGGAGCAGCGCATTGAACCGGTCCTCAAACCGCTGCGCGATCAGGTTCTCTATCTGAAACACAATCTGAATGCGCGGGCACTCTCCGCCATCAAAGGTGAACTCGTGAAAGTGGATGCGCAGGTCGATCAGCTGGTGAAAGATATGAACCGTTCCATCGCCGAAGCCGACAAGTTCATTCAGACGATGGAGAAGGAGGCAGACTGA
- a CDS encoding transglycosylase domain-containing protein, protein MTFVRVVRLLLLLAVGLQGGAAYGFDQSFDQVRHRYRSSDAFLLDRNGMVIDQRRVVQQGRRLEWVALTEISPALIRSMLQAEDHRFYDHHGVDWLAMGSALFHGAGGVRGASTISMQLVALLDRNLRSTANRKTLWQKVQQVRAAQDVERTWSKDEILEAYLNLVSFRGEIQGLAAASIGFFGKRPHGLTEMESVILAALLPAPNADMDRIVARACVLAKRQQMAESCGTIMKNVRELLSKPPMFIQQEHLASHVAAQILSGAEVRGKNQSKAVNTTLDGQVQRVAMESLRQQLQALRSQHVEDGAVLVVENATGEVLAYVGSSGELSRARHVDGVRAKRQAGSILKPFLYGTAFDTKVLTPATLLDDSPLEVSVENGIYRPKNYDRQFRGLVTARTALASSLNVPAVNVLRLVREDVFVRRLQLLGFIGLQEQGDFYGPSLALGSADISLWDVVNAYRTLANGGVELHSGLCQTGFPAKSRCVCFHQKPHF, encoded by the coding sequence GTGACGTTCGTGAGAGTGGTCCGGCTTCTGCTGCTGTTGGCGGTTGGTCTGCAGGGCGGTGCCGCTTACGGGTTTGACCAGTCGTTTGATCAGGTGCGACACCGCTACCGGTCGTCGGATGCGTTTTTGCTGGACCGCAATGGCATGGTGATTGATCAGCGTCGTGTGGTGCAGCAGGGGCGACGGTTGGAATGGGTGGCCTTGACCGAGATCTCTCCCGCCTTGATTCGAAGCATGTTGCAAGCTGAAGACCATCGCTTCTATGACCATCACGGGGTGGATTGGCTGGCGATGGGATCAGCGTTGTTCCATGGAGCCGGTGGTGTGCGAGGCGCCAGTACGATCTCGATGCAGCTCGTCGCACTGTTGGATAGGAACCTTCGCAGCACTGCGAATCGCAAAACGCTGTGGCAGAAGGTCCAACAGGTGCGGGCCGCACAGGACGTAGAACGGACCTGGTCTAAAGACGAAATTTTAGAAGCCTATCTCAATCTCGTGAGTTTTCGCGGAGAAATTCAGGGCCTGGCCGCAGCATCCATCGGGTTCTTCGGCAAGCGCCCTCATGGCTTGACCGAGATGGAGTCTGTAATCCTGGCCGCGCTGCTTCCTGCTCCCAATGCGGATATGGACCGAATCGTTGCAAGAGCCTGCGTGTTGGCCAAGAGACAACAGATGGCGGAATCCTGTGGCACGATCATGAAGAATGTCCGAGAGCTGTTGTCCAAACCGCCGATGTTCATCCAGCAGGAACATCTGGCTTCCCATGTTGCGGCCCAGATTCTGTCAGGGGCAGAGGTCCGTGGGAAGAATCAGTCCAAAGCGGTGAATACGACCTTGGATGGACAGGTCCAACGTGTGGCGATGGAATCGCTGCGGCAGCAATTGCAGGCACTTCGTTCGCAGCATGTTGAAGATGGCGCGGTGTTGGTGGTGGAGAATGCGACCGGCGAGGTCCTGGCCTATGTCGGCAGCAGCGGCGAGCTCTCGCGGGCTCGGCATGTCGACGGAGTGCGGGCCAAGCGTCAGGCTGGCTCCATCCTGAAACCCTTTCTCTATGGCACCGCGTTCGACACCAAAGTGCTGACGCCTGCCACGCTGTTGGACGACAGCCCACTGGAAGTCTCCGTTGAGAACGGAATCTATAGACCCAAGAATTACGACCGACAATTTCGAGGGTTGGTGACCGCAAGAACGGCATTGGCCTCTTCACTGAATGTGCCGGCAGTCAACGTCTTGCGATTGGTGCGGGAGGATGTATTTGTTCGTCGGCTGCAGTTGCTCGGGTTTATCGGACTGCAAGAACAGGGGGACTTCTATGGACCGTCGCTGGCACTGGGCTCTGCCGATATCTCACTGTGGGATGTCGTGAATGCCTACCGAACTTTAGCCAACGGGGGGGTAGAACTCCACTCAGGCTTGTGCCAGACGGGGTTTCCAGCCAAGAGCAGATGCGTGTGTTTTCACCAGAAGCCACATTTCTGA
- a CDS encoding neutral zinc metallopeptidase: MRIDDQRESDNIEDRRGMGPARIGGRGGFGIGTIVLALAVSYFTGVNPLTVLNLLTGVQSVTESISPSSPSQPGAVGAPKDELGRFASIVLADTETTWRELLGSRYQDPRMVLFTGAVQSACGTTSSAVGPFYCPNDRRVYLDLAFFNQLAHQLGATGDFAQAYVIAHEVGHHVQNVLGVAEKVHRLQQRASEAEGNALSVRMELQADCYAGVWGYHAKRNRNLIEPGDFEEGLRAAAAIGDDRLQKMSRGHVQPESWTHGSSEQRMTWLKRGLESGDPSVCNTFENHRL, translated from the coding sequence ATGAGGATCGACGACCAACGCGAAAGCGACAACATTGAAGATCGTCGCGGGATGGGCCCTGCTCGTATCGGTGGACGAGGAGGCTTCGGCATCGGCACGATTGTACTGGCCTTGGCCGTCAGCTATTTCACCGGTGTCAATCCGCTGACCGTCCTCAATCTCCTGACAGGCGTCCAGAGTGTGACCGAATCGATCTCGCCCTCGTCTCCATCACAACCAGGCGCGGTCGGTGCCCCGAAAGATGAACTGGGTCGGTTTGCGTCCATCGTCTTGGCCGATACCGAAACAACATGGCGAGAGCTTCTCGGGTCACGATATCAAGATCCGCGCATGGTGCTGTTTACCGGAGCGGTGCAATCAGCCTGTGGGACCACCTCCTCAGCGGTCGGTCCGTTTTACTGCCCCAACGACCGCCGGGTTTATCTCGACCTGGCGTTCTTCAATCAGCTGGCACATCAATTGGGAGCAACGGGGGACTTTGCCCAAGCCTATGTGATCGCGCACGAAGTCGGCCATCATGTGCAAAATGTCCTGGGCGTCGCTGAAAAAGTGCATCGTCTCCAGCAGCGGGCCTCCGAAGCGGAGGGCAATGCCTTGTCGGTTCGCATGGAGCTCCAGGCCGACTGCTATGCCGGTGTGTGGGGTTACCATGCCAAACGTAACCGGAACCTGATCGAGCCGGGAGATTTTGAAGAAGGGCTCCGCGCAGCGGCAGCCATTGGCGATGACCGACTGCAGAAGATGTCGCGTGGCCACGTCCAGCCGGAAAGCTGGACTCACGGCTCATCCGAACAACGGATGACCTGGCTGAAGCGTGGGCTGGAGTCCGGGGATCCGTCTGTCTGCAATACCTTTGAGAACCATCGTCTATGA